In Paenibacillus sp. 1781tsa1, one DNA window encodes the following:
- a CDS encoding S24/S26 family peptidase has product MHGTRRQDFLIRALQHGKPISILIEGNCMHPLLVHGQRISVYPPGELNEGDVVLVRDPVNRILAHRILSLEHDYVITAGDRNHISDTPLHRCDVLGKLDIPEDQQPYQNPLNSRLPSSQLKVVVHPNALDITTREVLSHAFAVDIVIEENPVNLLMSLREKGWTSIAIHAGAREHLSDLPHTADKLVVFVGYDVGREADAPNGIIGLSDASFVARTAVRYWDDLNAEVSVAAIIGFHMRRTTLCHG; this is encoded by the coding sequence ATGCATGGTACCCGCAGACAGGATTTCCTGATCCGTGCATTGCAGCACGGGAAGCCGATCTCCATATTGATCGAAGGTAACTGTATGCATCCCTTGCTTGTTCACGGACAGCGCATCTCTGTCTATCCCCCGGGCGAATTAAACGAAGGTGACGTGGTGTTGGTTCGTGATCCGGTGAACCGAATTTTGGCTCATCGCATCCTTAGTCTGGAGCATGATTATGTGATTACTGCAGGTGACCGCAATCACATATCGGATACTCCCTTACACCGATGTGATGTTTTGGGTAAACTCGATATCCCGGAAGATCAGCAGCCATACCAAAATCCGCTGAATTCACGCTTGCCATCCTCTCAATTAAAAGTGGTGGTACATCCTAATGCACTTGATATAACAACCAGAGAAGTTCTATCTCATGCTTTTGCTGTGGATATTGTCATCGAAGAAAATCCGGTCAATCTCCTGATGAGCTTGCGGGAGAAGGGATGGACATCTATTGCTATTCATGCCGGTGCGAGAGAGCATCTGTCTGATCTGCCGCATACTGCAGACAAGTTGGTCGTTTTTGTTGGCTACGATGTCGGCAGAGAAGCGGATGCACCTAATGGCATCATTGGTTTGAGTGATGCGAGTTTCGTGGCAAGAACGGCAGTCAGGTATTGGGATGACTTGAATGCAGAAGTAAGTGTAGCGGCGATTATAGGTTTTCATATGAGGAGGACAACATTATGTCATGGGTAA
- a CDS encoding ankyrin repeat domain-containing protein encodes MTKKKTTLPAHMEKLVKDNDIATVKEVFEQCEWDARGGYSKGTALSFRHISDELVRWLVEQGADINARDKYQRTPLHAHASHWSGNVPLFLELGADLDAVDYQNETPLHAAVSGYRTQVVQALVNQGATINVENKQGNTPLAKGLVNCRNSDIVNLAEIAAILLHAGASLTPDMKESVKRIGKDFEFVREKFNKDKVDEVSDALIKLYQLFNVEPIANRIMHDGTTPIQVKAATWPKQHQELWEYLIPAQGHAQTVQGEVIRITGRVSHEVLDNGGGNWDAEYRKMLDALIHHLNTGVPLAPALLQEASDLVNRLRNGYDFDAPARLSELAVLWVLANPQPIAMAQPEYTR; translated from the coding sequence ATGACTAAGAAGAAAACAACATTACCTGCTCATATGGAAAAACTCGTTAAAGATAATGATATCGCTACCGTAAAAGAGGTTTTCGAACAATGCGAATGGGATGCCCGTGGGGGCTACAGCAAAGGTACGGCTCTCAGCTTTCGGCATATTTCGGATGAATTGGTTCGCTGGCTGGTAGAACAAGGGGCAGATATCAATGCACGTGACAAATATCAACGCACGCCTCTACATGCCCATGCCTCACACTGGTCTGGAAATGTACCCCTGTTCCTCGAATTAGGTGCGGATCTGGATGCTGTGGACTACCAAAATGAAACACCTTTACATGCAGCGGTCAGTGGTTATAGAACCCAAGTGGTTCAAGCGTTGGTAAACCAAGGCGCTACGATTAACGTAGAAAATAAACAGGGAAATACGCCATTAGCTAAGGGGTTAGTCAATTGCAGGAATAGCGATATAGTTAATCTGGCAGAGATTGCCGCAATTCTGCTGCATGCCGGAGCATCGCTCACCCCGGATATGAAAGAATCGGTGAAGCGGATCGGTAAGGATTTTGAATTCGTCCGTGAGAAGTTCAATAAGGACAAGGTCGATGAAGTTTCAGACGCGCTGATCAAACTGTACCAGTTATTTAATGTTGAGCCGATAGCGAATCGGATCATGCACGATGGGACCACCCCCATTCAGGTAAAGGCAGCCACCTGGCCCAAGCAACACCAAGAGCTGTGGGAATATCTTATCCCGGCCCAGGGACATGCGCAAACGGTGCAGGGAGAGGTTATTCGCATCACAGGGCGCGTGTCTCATGAAGTATTGGATAATGGCGGAGGAAACTGGGATGCAGAGTATCGCAAGATGCTAGATGCACTGATTCATCACCTGAACACTGGTGTTCCACTCGCCCCGGCACTTCTCCAAGAAGCATCAGACTTGGTCAACAGGCTTCGCAATGGATACGATTTTGATGCGCCTGCCAGATTATCCGAGTTGGCGGTATTATGGGTATTAGCGAATCCTCAGCCGATCGCCATGGCCCAACCGGAGTACACGCGTTAA
- a CDS encoding 4Fe-4S binding protein encodes MSWVITATCADERLAKCLVACPEEAIQTSPDAKQYYINPSICTDCGLCDLACPVAAIFPESAVPKQWKHSIEENRLFFLT; translated from the coding sequence ATGTCATGGGTAATCACCGCCACATGCGCAGATGAGCGTCTGGCTAAATGTCTTGTGGCTTGTCCCGAGGAAGCGATCCAGACCTCTCCGGATGCCAAACAATATTATATTAATCCATCCATCTGTACCGATTGTGGCCTCTGCGATCTGGCCTGCCCTGTGGCAGCAATTTTCCCTGAGAGTGCAGTGCCAAAGCAGTGGAAACACAGTATCGAGGAGAACCGTTTGTTTTTTCTCACTTAG
- a CDS encoding tRNA-dihydrouridine synthase, producing MTKENFWRELPRPFFILAPMEDVTDVVFRHVVSEAGRPDVFFTEFANTESYCHPEGHKSVRGRLTFTADEQPIVAHIWGDKPEFFREMSIGMAKEGFKGIDINMGCPVANVAENGKGSGLICRPALAAEIIQAAKAGGLPVSVKTRLGFTEVVEWRDWLTHILQQDIVNLSIHLRTREEMSKVDAHWELIPEIKKLRDEIAPNTLLTINGDIPDRETGLKLVEQYGVDGIMIGRGIFQNPFAFEKEPKEHSSEELLDLLRLHLDLHDQYSGQVQRSFSALARFFKVYVRGFRGASELRNSLMNAKSTGEVRTLLHEFGIKDQDEAEERGI from the coding sequence ATGACAAAGGAAAACTTTTGGCGTGAATTGCCACGACCATTTTTTATATTGGCACCGATGGAGGATGTGACGGATGTTGTGTTTCGTCATGTGGTGAGTGAAGCAGGGCGACCAGATGTATTTTTTACGGAATTTGCGAACACGGAGAGTTATTGTCACCCGGAGGGGCACAAGAGTGTGCGTGGGCGTTTGACGTTTACAGCGGATGAACAGCCGATTGTGGCTCATATCTGGGGAGATAAACCGGAATTCTTTCGTGAGATGAGTATCGGTATGGCAAAGGAAGGCTTTAAAGGTATCGATATTAATATGGGCTGTCCTGTAGCGAATGTTGCGGAGAATGGAAAAGGAAGCGGCTTGATCTGCCGGCCAGCCCTTGCGGCGGAGATTATTCAGGCGGCGAAAGCCGGGGGGCTGCCGGTCAGTGTAAAAACGCGTCTTGGATTTACTGAGGTCGTCGAATGGCGCGACTGGTTAACTCATATTTTGCAACAGGACATTGTTAATCTGTCCATTCACTTGCGGACGAGAGAAGAAATGAGCAAGGTAGACGCTCACTGGGAACTGATTCCGGAGATCAAAAAACTGCGAGATGAGATCGCGCCGAATACACTGCTGACCATTAACGGGGATATCCCGGACCGTGAGACAGGACTCAAACTTGTGGAGCAATATGGTGTGGACGGCATTATGATTGGACGGGGTATTTTCCAGAATCCGTTTGCGTTTGAGAAGGAGCCGAAGGAACACAGCAGTGAGGAATTGCTTGATCTGTTGCGGCTGCATTTGGATCTTCATGATCAATATTCAGGACAGGTGCAACGTTCGTTCAGTGCGCTTGCCCGTTTCTTTAAAGTCTATGTCCGCGGATTTCGAGGGGCAAGTGAGCTCAGAAATAGCTTAATGAACGCCAAGTCAACAGGTGAAGTTCGTACGCTGCTTCATGAATTTGGAATTAAGGATCAAGATGAGGCGGAGGAACGTGGGATTTAA
- a CDS encoding glycosyltransferase, whose amino-acid sequence MNIIFVVDILLSGRGGMETALSLIYHELKQRHNVIVILKGKSEDSTWEEGINARVLSQKMSDLIPRNVLLNIYSAALANVMKDLLPMDIIVSTGPTGVKAASMAVERLNVQVPVVSWLHFNLDFYYRFFEDLRAADGHLAISEGNLKDLQCVFPEKQNKLVYNPVKFDNVTYVTRPSHPVFLYVGRLAEVKNVDHIIKALSPLQKNHFELHIIGDGKEYEPLLELSHQLGIQERIIWHGWQQKPWDTVPCVTSLLLTSDTEPFGLVLIEALSRGIPVVSSNCKYGPREIVNSSNGWLYEPNDLEQLTSILGRIMDSGQPSPSPEACRESVRKYAVQSIAEQFEQALLDIAMKRAIQHE is encoded by the coding sequence TTGAACATCATATTTGTAGTGGATATTTTGCTCAGTGGTCGAGGTGGAATGGAAACAGCTCTTTCGTTAATCTATCATGAGCTCAAACAGAGGCATAATGTCATCGTGATCTTAAAGGGTAAATCGGAAGATAGCACTTGGGAAGAGGGTATCAATGCCAGAGTTTTGTCTCAAAAAATGAGTGATCTTATCCCGCGGAATGTTCTGTTAAATATCTACTCGGCTGCCTTGGCCAATGTCATGAAAGATCTGTTACCAATGGATATTATCGTATCCACAGGACCCACTGGGGTCAAAGCCGCTTCAATGGCGGTTGAACGGTTAAATGTGCAAGTACCCGTAGTAAGCTGGTTGCACTTCAATCTGGATTTTTATTATAGATTCTTCGAAGATTTACGGGCTGCTGATGGACATCTGGCGATCAGTGAAGGAAATCTGAAGGATCTGCAATGTGTTTTTCCCGAAAAACAAAACAAGTTGGTCTATAATCCTGTGAAATTCGATAACGTAACGTATGTGACGAGACCATCTCACCCTGTATTCTTGTATGTTGGAAGACTGGCCGAGGTGAAGAATGTAGACCACATCATAAAGGCGTTATCCCCCCTGCAAAAGAATCATTTCGAGCTGCATATCATTGGAGACGGGAAAGAATACGAACCGTTACTAGAATTGTCTCATCAATTGGGAATACAGGAGCGCATCATATGGCATGGATGGCAGCAAAAGCCCTGGGATACAGTGCCCTGCGTGACATCTTTACTCCTGACATCGGATACAGAACCATTTGGGTTGGTGCTGATTGAAGCACTTTCCAGAGGCATTCCTGTTGTTTCCAGTAATTGCAAATATGGTCCGAGAGAGATCGTGAACTCCAGCAATGGTTGGCTCTATGAACCGAATGATTTGGAGCAACTGACGTCTATTTTGGGCAGGATTATGGACAGTGGACAACCTTCTCCGTCCCCGGAAGCATGCCGAGAATCAGTGAGAAAATATGCCGTCCAGAGCATAGCAGAGCAGTTTGAACAAGCGTTATTGGATATCGCGATGAAAAGGGCAATACAGCACGAATGA
- a CDS encoding cobalamin-independent methionine synthase II family protein has product MTDKFQIVGSLLRPDELLKYKTQIEHNDDIQYPFYENYEGYEKCETEAIKQVVAKEIEHNLSVVTDGEFSKSMWHLDFVWGFGGVKRYIADHGYFFRDVDGTSKYETRKDIGLRITDKLSGKNHHFIQLFKQLQDTAGDQQTKLCVPSPSHIFGELSWSDNIGGTDSVYQNKQELKEGLVIAYKEFVEEFAAIGGKILQFDDCLWELFADDNPNSPFTGEHINQDEVQGLASEFIDINNTVIDFGHSLGLKMWTHNCRGNYDSRNMGGGSYVKIANLFLKQLKYDRFFLEWDDDRAGSIEALEVFKDRPETEIVLGLLSSKTSTLDDEARVVRLLDEASKIIDKDRLLLSHQCGFASCDGGNELSEAQQWAKIDQGQKIAKQYWNN; this is encoded by the coding sequence ATGACTGATAAGTTCCAGATCGTAGGAAGTTTATTGCGGCCGGATGAGCTGCTGAAATATAAAACGCAAATTGAACATAATGATGATATCCAATATCCGTTCTATGAAAACTACGAAGGATATGAGAAGTGTGAGACGGAGGCTATCAAACAAGTTGTAGCTAAGGAAATCGAACATAACTTGTCCGTTGTTACCGATGGCGAATTTTCCAAATCGATGTGGCATCTGGACTTTGTATGGGGATTTGGTGGCGTGAAGCGTTACATCGCGGATCACGGCTATTTCTTCAGAGATGTGGACGGAACATCGAAATATGAAACACGCAAAGATATTGGACTGCGCATCACTGACAAATTAAGCGGAAAAAATCATCATTTCATTCAATTGTTCAAACAACTGCAAGACACGGCGGGTGACCAGCAAACGAAACTTTGTGTACCATCGCCTTCCCATATTTTCGGTGAGCTTTCCTGGTCGGATAACATTGGCGGTACAGATTCCGTTTATCAGAACAAACAGGAGCTCAAAGAGGGCCTTGTGATTGCGTATAAGGAATTCGTGGAGGAATTCGCTGCAATAGGCGGCAAAATCCTGCAATTTGATGATTGCTTGTGGGAACTGTTTGCAGACGACAACCCGAACTCTCCATTTACAGGGGAGCATATTAATCAAGATGAAGTACAGGGTCTCGCTTCTGAATTTATTGATATTAACAATACCGTGATTGACTTCGGTCATAGCCTTGGTTTGAAAATGTGGACACATAACTGCCGCGGTAATTATGATTCCCGCAACATGGGCGGTGGATCGTATGTGAAAATCGCTAATCTGTTCCTGAAGCAATTGAAATATGATCGTTTCTTCCTGGAGTGGGATGATGATCGTGCGGGTTCGATCGAAGCTCTGGAAGTGTTCAAGGATAGACCGGAAACGGAGATTGTATTAGGATTGCTTTCCTCCAAAACGAGTACACTCGATGATGAAGCGCGTGTTGTCCGTTTGCTGGACGAAGCATCCAAAATCATCGATAAGGATCGACTGCTGCTGTCTCATCAATGCGGTTTTGCATCCTGCGATGGAGGTAACGAATTAAGCGAAGCGCAGCAATGGGCGAAGATCGATCAGGGTCAGAAGATTGCCAAGCAATACTGGAACAACTAA
- a CDS encoding PqqD family protein: protein MNPWFQIADDVFFDENIEGVFILSDSGEVYVLEDDVSKAVWNMLADSPQSLDEMCQHTKQKFNIGDDDHVEDDIRDFVTALSKIGVLKECMVPADRIS, encoded by the coding sequence ATGAACCCGTGGTTTCAAATAGCCGATGACGTGTTTTTCGATGAAAATATTGAAGGGGTGTTCATTCTTTCAGATTCTGGAGAAGTATACGTCCTGGAGGATGATGTTAGTAAAGCCGTTTGGAACATGCTTGCGGATTCACCACAATCCCTTGATGAGATGTGCCAGCATACCAAGCAAAAATTCAATATCGGTGATGATGACCATGTCGAAGACGATATCCGGGATTTCGTAACGGCATTATCCAAAATAGGAGTTCTGAAAGAATGCATGGTACCCGCAGACAGGATTTCCTGA
- a CDS encoding ABC transporter ATP-binding protein: MSRIHAGFVQIWMIIRAGDRAIWILLSLILALGVWPGFMIWAIKHSVNQLANGDRNASLAYIGIIAGAGTVAILLNVVQPYFLRRVKDHVYHNLSTRLFDNVNRRTENDMLLAATRNRISSTSESVSSIYHGGLDGLSALLQVIVTGFSLTWILLEVAWWAPILILGGTALNVFLMKKAAVSESTFLQDISEISRLEGTFLDMLTTFKSAKEMRVYGIAGWIKGKWRTEENRIAQLSMKQTIRAGCYRLMGQLGSGVVTSVVLLVGLWKLWRGTLNPGEVAALLIGGLHLEQLLSMVLSQGKHWLGRKMFLAELMEQPQDQQAKTEADMSIHNEELAISSHALSVRQLMFSYDGNRNVLNNITFDIPRGAKVAIVGANGSGKSTLMLMLAGLLKPDHGSVESEAVGGYCLQDYGRYKLSVAENVYLGDINRKDHTEGIAEALQLTNAHFVDKLPQGKQTELWPEVGGSDLSEGQWQRLALARSMFRAIYRVGSVVIMDEPTSKLDPSNELSILESITNRLQGYTVLFVVHRLVGCVFADTVLMLDQGEIRDYGTHEQLLETCEPYQAMWKASSSFMEAPKEEGEGGVA, encoded by the coding sequence ATGAGCCGTATACACGCCGGATTTGTCCAAATATGGATGATTATCCGGGCTGGGGATCGGGCCATCTGGATTTTACTATCCCTTATTCTAGCTCTCGGGGTATGGCCTGGTTTTATGATATGGGCGATCAAGCATTCAGTTAACCAATTGGCTAATGGTGACCGCAACGCTTCATTAGCTTACATAGGAATTATTGCAGGGGCAGGCACGGTTGCGATTCTGCTGAACGTTGTACAGCCCTATTTTTTGAGAAGAGTGAAAGATCATGTCTATCATAATTTGTCTACTCGTTTGTTCGATAACGTGAATCGCAGAACAGAAAATGACATGCTGCTTGCAGCAACTCGAAATCGGATTTCGAGCACATCGGAATCGGTCAGTTCCATCTATCATGGAGGACTGGATGGTTTATCCGCATTGCTTCAGGTCATCGTGACGGGATTTTCCTTGACCTGGATTTTGTTGGAGGTTGCCTGGTGGGCTCCCATTCTGATCCTGGGTGGAACAGCACTAAATGTGTTTTTGATGAAAAAAGCTGCCGTGTCGGAGTCTACCTTTCTTCAGGATATCTCGGAAATATCAAGGCTTGAAGGTACGTTTCTGGATATGCTAACGACGTTCAAATCCGCCAAAGAAATGCGTGTTTATGGGATAGCAGGCTGGATAAAGGGAAAGTGGCGGACAGAGGAAAACCGGATTGCACAATTATCGATGAAGCAAACAATCCGGGCAGGTTGTTACAGGCTGATGGGTCAACTTGGCAGCGGTGTAGTCACATCAGTTGTATTGCTCGTGGGATTATGGAAACTATGGCGAGGTACCCTGAATCCCGGAGAAGTTGCGGCGTTACTCATTGGCGGTCTGCATCTTGAACAACTGCTCAGCATGGTCCTGAGTCAGGGTAAGCACTGGCTTGGTCGAAAGATGTTTTTGGCCGAACTAATGGAGCAGCCACAAGATCAACAGGCCAAGACAGAAGCAGATATGTCCATCCATAATGAAGAGCTTGCGATATCTTCCCATGCGTTATCTGTTCGCCAGTTAATGTTCAGTTATGACGGGAATCGCAATGTATTAAATAACATTACGTTTGATATTCCCCGCGGGGCCAAAGTTGCCATCGTAGGTGCTAACGGTTCCGGCAAGAGCACGTTGATGCTTATGCTTGCTGGGCTCTTGAAGCCGGACCATGGTTCAGTAGAGTCGGAGGCTGTAGGGGGTTATTGCCTGCAAGATTATGGACGTTATAAATTATCCGTTGCAGAGAATGTCTATCTGGGCGATATTAACCGCAAGGATCACACGGAAGGCATTGCCGAAGCGCTACAACTGACCAATGCCCATTTTGTAGATAAGTTACCCCAAGGAAAGCAAACAGAGCTATGGCCAGAAGTCGGTGGATCGGATCTGTCGGAGGGGCAGTGGCAGAGGTTAGCATTAGCAAGAAGCATGTTCAGAGCGATCTACCGTGTTGGATCTGTCGTTATTATGGATGAACCAACGTCGAAATTGGACCCTTCCAATGAATTAAGCATTCTGGAATCCATTACTAACAGACTACAGGGCTATACGGTGTTATTTGTCGTTCACCGTCTGGTGGGCTGCGTTTTTGCCGATACGGTTCTCATGCTGGATCAGGGCGAGATTAGGGATTACGGAACTCATGAGCAATTATTGGAGACCTGTGAGCCTTATCAAGCGATGTGGAAAGCTTCTTCCTCTTTTATGGAAGCACCGAAGGAAGAGGGAGAAGGGGGCGTTGCCTAA
- a CDS encoding radical SAM protein: protein MQIDERLHIPYVAVYYEDGNYVVHNVQLNCWVVYSPSEYEIASELIYGGKTVSELMDSGVNAQDVKRIARKMLMYRVAYQGEKPEEYNVLDTLQKQGMGKVAPTAIYFVTTYKCNLSCIYCYADSSPERSMNGDMNTEEAKDMIRQIKDLGTSTIVFTGGEAFIRKDIMELMTYSKEVGLRVNVISNGTLINSREKVNEIAKVIDLFTISFDSLDKEEHEANRGKNTWDRARKAIDLLLEAGVKLKINQTVTKHNRDSIDPLLEFATERSIRLNIVPLATLGRGDERMQGLSFAERRRISDRMLDIEMDDAHEDCHALNVKQYERRRHCGHGTSEFSIDAKGNVFPCKLMHSPMFHAGSIREKSLREIWETSEVFERSRNRTVHTLPECMKCTFRESCGGGCRAFHWGATGDADGTFSQDCSGIRRGIRRKMVAYFKLTGGKTNEPVVSNSR, encoded by the coding sequence ATGCAAATAGACGAACGATTGCATATTCCATACGTCGCGGTGTATTACGAAGACGGAAACTATGTCGTACATAACGTTCAACTCAACTGTTGGGTTGTGTATTCACCAAGCGAATATGAGATTGCATCCGAATTGATATATGGTGGCAAGACCGTTTCTGAATTAATGGATTCGGGTGTGAACGCTCAAGATGTGAAGCGGATCGCACGAAAGATGCTGATGTATCGTGTGGCTTATCAAGGGGAGAAACCTGAAGAATACAACGTTCTGGATACGTTGCAGAAGCAGGGAATGGGCAAAGTTGCACCTACCGCCATCTATTTTGTAACGACATACAAATGTAATCTAAGTTGCATTTATTGTTATGCGGATAGCAGCCCGGAGCGTTCGATGAATGGAGATATGAACACCGAAGAAGCCAAGGATATGATCAGACAGATCAAAGATCTGGGAACCAGTACGATCGTGTTTACAGGCGGGGAGGCTTTTATCCGCAAGGATATTATGGAGCTCATGACTTATAGCAAGGAAGTTGGACTTCGTGTGAACGTCATCAGTAACGGAACATTGATTAACAGCCGTGAAAAAGTTAATGAAATTGCCAAGGTGATTGATTTGTTCACGATCAGTTTTGATTCTTTGGACAAAGAGGAGCATGAAGCGAACCGAGGTAAAAACACCTGGGATCGGGCGCGTAAGGCCATCGACCTTCTCCTTGAAGCTGGAGTCAAACTGAAAATCAATCAAACGGTGACTAAGCACAACCGGGATTCCATTGATCCTTTACTGGAGTTCGCCACCGAACGGTCCATTCGCTTGAATATTGTGCCTCTTGCGACTTTGGGTCGCGGGGACGAACGTATGCAAGGGCTCAGTTTTGCTGAACGCCGCCGTATATCCGACCGTATGCTGGATATTGAAATGGATGATGCCCATGAAGATTGTCATGCCTTAAATGTGAAGCAATATGAACGTAGAAGACATTGTGGCCATGGTACGAGTGAGTTTTCTATTGATGCCAAGGGCAATGTGTTCCCTTGCAAATTGATGCACTCCCCGATGTTTCACGCCGGATCGATTCGAGAGAAATCGCTCAGGGAAATATGGGAGACTTCCGAGGTGTTCGAGCGTTCGCGTAACAGAACGGTTCACACGTTGCCAGAGTGCATGAAGTGCACATTCCGTGAATCTTGTGGTGGCGGCTGTCGTGCTTTCCATTGGGGAGCAACAGGCGATGCGGATGGAACCTTCTCACAAGATTGCTCAGGCATCCGGCGCGGAATTCGCAGAAAAATGGTCGCTTATTTCAAACTGACAGGAGGTAAAACGAATGAACCCGTGGTTTCAAATAGCCGATGA